Part of the Lutra lutra chromosome 4, mLutLut1.2, whole genome shotgun sequence genome is shown below.
AGTTGCTGAAGGCAGCCTAGGGGTGAGGAGTGAGGCCTGGGTGGCCGCCGGCAGCCCCCATTGGaatcttccctgcccctcccttccagaTTAACTGAAACCTGCTAATTGTGGCAGCCcttgcctgctcccctcccccactgcctattcctccctccctctgcctcccttcccctcccccttccatccGAATGATAAAGGGTCTGGCCCGCCAGGACCGCGGGCCTCAGGCCCCCAGCCTTTCCTCACCACGCTGCCCCATTGCCCTGCCTCCACCGGGCCAGGCGCCTGCCCGGCTTGCGCGCCCACCCTACATGGGGCCCTGCAGCAGCCCACGCCTAGGGCTTCCTGGGTCGGACTCGTCCTCCCAGCCCCccaagaggaggaagaagagatacCTGCGGCATGACAAGCCACCCTACACCTACTTGGCCATGATTGCCTTGGTGATCCAGGCCGCACCTTCCCGCAGACTGAAGCTGGCCCAGGTGAGAGGGACCCCCATTTCCCCTCACACTAAGGAATCGGACCTTTCGACAGACCCGTCCCCCACCTACTCCTAGGCTCAGACTCCAGCTCCGCTCCCCACCTGGCCCTGACCAGCTAAGCTCAGTGCGGCCAGTTCAGGCCTGGGCacaggggaaagagcagaggtgCAGAGGCAGGACCCTTCCCTCGGGGCTTTTTTCCTTCCAGCCTAGACGTATTCTGGATGGTGGGGGCGGGCAAGGCCCCTAAGCCcggctgtggggggaggggcggtgctgccccctcccctcccccccccccccccccccccccccccccccgccgcccactGCGTCCTGGCTCACGGCGCACCCGGCCAACTGGCCGGTTGGTGGGTGGTTTCAGATCATCCGTCAGGTCCAGGCCGCCTTCCCCTTCTTCAAGGACGACTACGAGGGCTGGAAGGATTCCATCCGCCACAACCTCTCCTCCAACCGATGCTTCCGCAAGGTGGGGTAGGGCGAGGGTCGGAGCTGGGGCGGAAATCCTGTGTGTCTGGGGTCGGATGGCCCCACCCAAGCCTCCCCACCCTTTCCAGGTGCCTAAAGATCCGGCCAAGCCGCAGGCCAAGGGCAACTTCTGGGCAGTCGACGTGAGCTTGATACCCGCTGAAGCGCTGCGGCTGCAGAACACCGCCCTTTGCCGGCGCTGGCAGAGCAGGGGCGCGCGGGGAGCCTTCGCCAAGGACCTGGGCCCCTACGTGTTGCACGGCTGGCCCTACCGGCCGCCCAGTCCCCAGCTGCCACCCAGTCCCCAGCCACCACCCAGTGAGGGCTTCAGCATAAAGTGTTTGCTAGGCGATACCAGGGAGGGGGCACCACGAAGCAGCCCAGGTCATGCAGGCTCTGGGCACAGTGGGGAGGTGATGCCCactccacccctgccctctgAGAGGCCTCTGTGGCCCCTCTGCCCCGTTCCCGGGCCCAGGAGAGCAGATGCGGAGACTTCCCAGGGGGGAACCAGCAGGCCCTCGCCCCtctcccctgagcacagagcctggcccctCCACTTACTGCAGGGTTCTCCAGAGCCTGGGGCGCTGTCCGCTGGGAGTCACAGGGCCTCACTTTGGGGGCAGCTGCCCACCTCCTACTTGCCCATCTACACTCCCAATGTGGTGATGCCCTTGGCTCCACTACCGCCCACATCCTGTCCCCAGTGTCCACCTTCAACCAGCTCAGCCTATTGGGGGGTGGCCCCTGAAAGTCAGGGTCCCCCAGGGCTGCTCTGGGATCTAGATGCCCTCTTCCAGGGGGTACCACCCAACAAGAGCATCTATGATGTGTGGGTTAGCCACTCCCGGGCCCCAGCTGCCTCTACCCCAGGCTGGCTACTCTCCTGGTACAGCCTGGGAGGCTCCTAGGGCACGGGAGCTTTCCTCTCCTTGCCCTTCCTGCCACCACTGGCGCGTTGGGGAACCAAGGCCAGGAGGCCCAAAAGGAGTTGGTGGCCAGGGCAGCCTGAAGCATCAGGCACCAGCGGTACTGAGAATCCATGCTGTTTATTGGACTGCCCCCCAAAGGGCTGTGATCTAGCGGGGCACCACCCCGGCTGGCCCTGATGGTCGTCATGCCTCCCTTACCCCCAGAGACAAGACTGGAAAGAGTGGGGGCTTTGCTTGCAGCAACCCCTTCCTGATCCCACTTTCTCTGTCCATCTATCCTTCTTTCTACCCATCCATCACCATGTGTCACttcccctccctggctccaggctggggggagggaggacctAAATCTCAGCTCCAGCCTAAAGTCCTGTCCTCCCTCATCTGCCTGGGAATGAGGTAGCAGCACCTTTTTTgggaaaaggaaatcaaaatccTACTTGGTTTTGGTGGTGGTCGTGGGGAATATAACAGTAAAGGAGTACACAACATTTTAATGCCAAGTCTGATTTTTGGTGATGGGGTGGTGATTGGGCTAACCACTTGGCAGGGTCCACCTCCCGCGGGTCTGGCATCCCCCGCTGTGTGCCGCGATAACAGCAAATGGTGATAAGGAGGGAGcggagggcctgggggagggagggtcagacCTGTCGCTGCGCTAAGTACTCCTCACTCATGGGGCAAAGGAAccaactgggggggggggggagaggggggctcCCAGAGATCAAGGAGGTTGTGAGGGTGTAGGAGCTCTGCCGGCAGAGGCGCGAGTCCAGGCTAGGAGGACACGTTGTTTTGGGTCCCGAGAGCCGAGCCGGAGTCGCTCTCCGCGCCGGGACTCGGAGGGCTGCCGGGGGACGGCGTGGGCGTGCAGGGGGTCCCGGTGAGGGGCGTGTCGGTGCTGAGGGAGGAGGGCGTTCCAGAGCGCGGGGCCCTGCAGCGCCGGGCGGGCCCCAGCTCCACTCTACCCACGCGCTCGGCGAACTTCAGCGAGCACACGGTCTCACCCAGGTCCTCGGGCCGCGTGGAGATCTGCGGGGGAGCGGCGCTGGTGGGCGGGCCCCGAGCGGGCGGGGGCTGTGCGACCCgtcccccgccccgccgccgccaccgcccaCCTGCAGCAGCAGCACCGCCGTGGCGCCGGGTCCCAGCGCCGGCTGCAGCAGGCGCGTGAGCTGCGAGTCGCGGAAGGGCACGTGTGGCCGGCGGGCCCGAAGCGCGGCCATCACG
Proteins encoded:
- the FOXH1 gene encoding forkhead box protein H1 isoform X1 is translated as MIKGLARQDRGPQAPSLSSPRCPIALPPPGQAPARLARPPYMGPCSSPRLGLPGSDSSSQPPKRRKKRYLRHDKPPYTYLAMIALVIQAAPSRRLKLAQIIRQVQAAFPFFKDDYEGWKDSIRHNLSSNRCFRKVPKDPAKPQAKGNFWAVDVSLIPAEALRLQNTALCRRWQSRGARGAFAKDLGPYVLHGWPYRPPSPQLPPSPQPPPSEGFSIKCLLGDTREGAPRSSPGHAGSGHSGEVMPTPPLPSERPLWPLCPVPGPRRADAETSQGGTSRPSPLSPEHRAWPLHLLQGSPEPGALSAGSHRASLWGQLPTSYLPIYTPNVVMPLAPLPPTSCPQCPPSTSSAYWGVAPESQGPPGLLWDLDALFQGVPPNKSIYDVWVSHSRAPAASTPGWLLSWYSLGGS
- the FOXH1 gene encoding forkhead box protein H1 isoform X2; translation: MIKGLARQDRGPQAPSLSSPRCPIALPPPGQAPARLARPPYMGPCSSPRLGLPGSDSSSQPPKRRKKRYLRHDKPPYTYLAMIALVIQAAPSRRLKLAQDDYEGWKDSIRHNLSSNRCFRKVPKDPAKPQAKGNFWAVDVSLIPAEALRLQNTALCRRWQSRGARGAFAKDLGPYVLHGWPYRPPSPQLPPSPQPPPSEGFSIKCLLGDTREGAPRSSPGHAGSGHSGEVMPTPPLPSERPLWPLCPVPGPRRADAETSQGGTSRPSPLSPEHRAWPLHLLQGSPEPGALSAGSHRASLWGQLPTSYLPIYTPNVVMPLAPLPPTSCPQCPPSTSSAYWGVAPESQGPPGLLWDLDALFQGVPPNKSIYDVWVSHSRAPAASTPGWLLSWYSLGGS